Within the Candidatus Dependentiae bacterium genome, the region ATGTTGCTACTGAGCCTACTGCTTACTGTGCTTAGTGCTTTTTATAATCGCATGCAATCTGAGGTATATAGTACTAATACTTTTACTCAGGCTCTTATTGCTTGGCGTGTACTTGAATATGATATAGCAACAGCAGTTAAGCTTGATGTTAAAAGAGGCAAAAACAATCAACTAGAGCTTTTTATTAAAGATAGTAATAACTCCTATAAATGGCATCTTAAAAAAGGTTATTTAGTGCGTGGTGTTTGGAGCGATAAAAAACATGGCTATGTGTCTAATGCCATTGCTGGAAGTTGTAAGGATTTTACTGTTTCTATAGGCAGTGAACTTGTTCGTTTTGCTTTTAATTTTAACGCACAAAATACTAGTATACAGGGTACTGTTGCGCCACGTTTGAAAGCTCTACTATGATCTTGCCACTTGTGTTGAGCGTATTATTTGTTTTTAGTAGCTATCTTTTAGTGCTTTCGCGCCATAACGGCTATTTAATTGCCACGCTGCATGAGTTATGCAAAGAAAAACAGCAGTACTATTACACCGAAGGCTTACTTTCTTATGGTATTGCTCTCTATAAAAACCAAGGGCATACGTGGCACTTTCCTGTAACTAAGCAAGTGTCGTATGGTGGCAAAGAGGGACTCGTAGATTTTACAAAAACAGATGCCCTTATTACCGTAAAAGCCTCTAGTTTACCGGATCATTCGTTAACGCTTACTTGTGTTTTAAAGCTTCATAAAGATGGTACTATTACTTTGCAGGCCTGGCATAAAGTTAAAAGCATAAAAAATAATTACACACAAAGCTGAGCAAGGAGTTGCATACTGCTATAGGGGCTATTGGCTATATAGTTGAGAGGTGTTAATTCCCTTTTATTGCTTTTCATTATGTGCTGCATAGCACCATAGCATAACAAGATTTTAGTAGTTTCTTTACTATGCGCTTGTAGTGCTTTATGAAGCAGAGTGTTTCCTAAGTTGTCTTTAATATGTATGCTCATGCCTCGCTTGAGTAACTTTTTAACTATTTCTGACCTGTCTTGCTCTATAGCTTTAAAAAGTTCTTGCTTTTTACTAGCAAGAAAAGCAAGTGCGTTTTTGTTTCTTGGTGCACCTTGCTGCAATAGTTTTACTACATCTAATATACTATCTTGAGAAATTGCTTTATCAAAAAGACCATTGCAAATTTCGATAAAAGCTTCATTTTCTCTAGACTCTTTATCAATCGAAGCGCCATAAGCCAAAAACAAAGGGATGCATGGCAGGTAATTCTTTTTTAGAGCCCATAAAATTAAAGTAGATTCGTGGGTATATATTTCGTAAGGCGGCGGGAATCTGGTTTGCCATATAACTGGTATAAAAATATCATCAGGATGAGCAACCACCTGTTGCTCTAGGAGGATAGTATCTTGTTTTTTGATTAATGGTATTAATGGATGCTGTGCTTTATAATCATTTAAGAGAAATGGCCCAGGTGGAAATAAAGTGTATACCGTGCTCATAAAACACGCGGTAACTAATAATTTTAAAATAAGTAATTTCACAGTGTATTTCCTGACTTAATAATAAATAGCAAGCTTTAATTGAGTATAAATTTTATAGGTACTAAGTCTAGGTTAGCAACGGAGAGCGTCTAAACTGCTACTATTTTATGGGAGCATACACCTGTTGAGCTACTAAAGCGGCAATGTTTTTATAAAAAGGAGCTTCTTCAGAGGTTAGTCTAGCTTCAAGTTGCTCAATACCTAGTGGTCTAAAGCGATCGTACAATGTGCTAAAGAGTATATTTTTAGTATCGTTAGACAAATTGTAATGAGCAATCGAATAACCTGCATGCTCAGTTAAAAGAGTGGTAAGCAGTTGTGAGTTATAAGAATTCAAGCATATAAGTAAGGGCATTTTAGAAGCACGAGTTATAATTTTAGCAGCAAGTGTATACAGCTTGAGAGGAGCAAAAGATTGTTCAAGAGCCATTTTTAATGTTATATAACGCTCATCTAGTTTATAATTATATTGTAAAGAAAGTAGAAACTTCCCATAGTCATCAAGTGTTGTAAGTACTTGTTTAAAATCTTCACTTGTACTTATAGCTTGTATTTTATCATCTAAAACATCAAGCGCATCTAAAGCAGAAGGATAGAGCTCTGTAGCTCGCTCTTTTAGGTGCTGAATGTATCCCTTAAGGGCAATAAAGCTTATCGGGGTAGTAGAGTGACATGCAAGATCCTGCAAAAGTATAGATTTAACGTGCCTAAAAGAAGTTGAAATGCCTTTTGTAGCACAAGTAAACAAAGTTTTTGTGTTAGTAGGTAAATCGGTAAGTGCATCAGTAAACTTTTTATATTCTAGATTAAAAGCTTGTTCTAAATCTGCTATTGTCCACATATAAGATGATGCTGGTATACCAATAAGAGGGTTTTCTGGTACAGAGCCTTGTGTCCATGCAAGCATACTATATAAAGCACTATAGAGCGGATTTAAACTTATAAGAGTCGTATAACACCGTTGATCTTGTGCATTGCTGTTTATGTTATCTAAAAAAT harbors:
- a CDS encoding ankyrin repeat domain-containing protein — translated: MKLLILKLLVTACFMSTVYTLFPPGPFLLNDYKAQHPLIPLIKKQDTILLEQQVVAHPDDIFIPVIWQTRFPPPYEIYTHESTLILWALKKNYLPCIPLFLAYGASIDKESRENEAFIEICNGLFDKAISQDSILDVVKLLQQGAPRNKNALAFLASKKQELFKAIEQDRSEIVKKLLKRGMSIHIKDNLGNTLLHKALQAHSKETTKILLCYGAMQHIMKSNKRELTPLNYIANSPYSSMQLLAQLCV